Proteins from a genomic interval of Lycium ferocissimum isolate CSIRO_LF1 chromosome 2, AGI_CSIRO_Lferr_CH_V1, whole genome shotgun sequence:
- the LOC132048045 gene encoding uncharacterized protein LOC132048045 — translation MESKSASLHVLLNCLEVQRYYDYFVHLNGIEKVYDQFGKWFNDYVYSTEYGYHDQLLKDISWGPGMVYSMDKYVVNGFKFTTEERSKHTKTNNSGVWVKGGDGNQAGVDYYSVIKEILELEYSGGGKKRIVLFRCKWFDPTPNRGTRVLEQR, via the exons ATGGAGTCTAAATCTGCATCGCTACATGTCTTGCTAAATTGCCTGGAAGTTCAACGATATTATGa CTACTTTGTGCATTTAAATGGCATTGAAAAAGTGTACGACCAGTTTGGGAAGTGGTTTAACGATTAT GTTTACAGTACAGAGTATGGTTACCATGACCAACTTTTAAAGGACATATCTTGGGGACCCGGTATGGTCTATTCTATGGACAAATATGTGGTAAATGGTTTTAAATTTACTACCGAAGAACGATCTAAGCATACAAAAACTAACAACAGCGGGGTTTGGGTTAAAGGTGGGGATGGGAACCAAGCCGGGGTCGATTATTATAGTGTAATTAAGGAGATCCTAGAACTGGAATATTCTGGTGGTGGCAAAAAAAGAATTGTACTTTTTCGGTGCAAGTGGTTTGATCCAACCCCAAATAGAGGTACAAGGGTACTCGAGCAAAGATAA